CCGGCTGCCCTCTCAAGTCAGGAGGTTGTAGAGGGAACTCAGGTTGCTAAGTTTTCAAACTCTTTTGCCAGGTGCGGAGTCGGCGGTTGCAGTAGTGGAGGTTGTAATGCGACTGCCTCGGAATGGAAGAAATTGTATCGTAAGTTCATATCGAAATTGGACAACAAATAAGGAGATGAACATGATGAATAAAAGAATACTGACAACCACACTCTTTGTTGCGGGATTTTTAATGCTGAGCTCTTTTGCTATGGCATTTAATATTCCGTTTTTTGGCGGCGACAGTAGGTTTACAGAACTTCAACCGAAAAACGGAACAGTTTCGATTCCAGTGGCAACTATCAGCGATGGTAAGGCTCATTATTTCAAGGTGAAGGCCGATGATGGCATCATGGTATATTTCTTTACCTTGAAAAGTGGAGATGGGGTTATTCGGGCTGCCATTGATGCCTGTGATGTCTGTTACAAGGCCGGAAAAGGATACGTGCAGGATGGCGATTATATGATTTGTGAAAACTGTGGCCAGCGCTTTGCTTCAAACAAAATTAATGTAGTTAAGGGCGGCTGTAATCCGGCACCATTAAATCGCGTTGTGCAGGGAGCTAACCTGGTGATCTCCATGAAGGACATTACCGCCAATAGTTGGTACTGCAAATTTAAGAAACAATAGAGGGGCCAACTATGGGATACGATTCTGAAAAATACCGCGATAAGCGAGATAAGGTGTTGGGTGTGAAAAACAGGGGGGTCAGTTTCGGCACATTGGCTACCGTTGTCTCTGCCATTATTATTCTGGGTTTAGGCGCAATTGTTGTGCCGAAAACGATAGGTTATTTAACGACGCGAAATCTTGATGATGCAATTTACAAAATGGCTGATTCGAGCGCCTGGCATCAGGAAATTGTCCAGGGTGTTGATGGCTTGCATGGTGTGCGAAAGGCCATGGCAGACCACCGAGAAACACGTCTGGTTGTGACCTTTAACCGTCTGAAGACGAACACCAAAACCATCGACAGTTTTTTTAAAGACAAGGGCTTAGCGGTGGATCTTTTAAATACGACAGGTCATCGACAGAGGCAGTCGACTCTTAAGAAGGAGGCCGAATTTGAAGCTCTATAATATCTCTTTTAACAACTTGGCCCGCCGTAAAGGCAAGATGATTTTTTTGGTGTTGGGTCTGTTTATTGGTGTTGCTTCCATTGTCGCACTGCTTGCGATTACTGAGTCAATGTCTCATGACATTGAAGAGCGCCTCGACCAGTTTGGTGCTAATATTGTTATGGTACCAAAAAGTGACAGTCTCTCTTTGACCTATGGCGGGATCAGTGTAGCTGGTGTGCATTATGAAAGTGTTGAGTTTGACGAAGCGCGCATGGGTTTGATTCGTGAAATTGAAAACACAAAAAATATTGGTATCGTTGCGCCAAAAGTCCTGGGTAGCGCTGAGTTAAATGGCAAGAAGGTCTTGTTGATGGGCTCTGATTTTGAGCAGGAGATTGCCCTGAAGCCCTGGTGGAGTTTCGAGGGAGAGCTCCCGACTGCAGGAAAACTGTTGGTTGGCTCAGAGGCGGCTAAATCTTTTGGCCTTAAAATAGGGGATACGGTTAGTTTCAGCGGGGGTCATGACTTTACGGTTGGTGCCATCCTGATGCCGACCGGGGCCTCTGAAGATGAAATTATGATTGGCGATCTGCACGAGGTGCAAACGGTTCTTGGTAAGGAGGGCAAAATTTCAATGGTTGAAGTTTCAGCCTTCTGCCGAGGCTGCCCTATCTCGGATATGGTATTGCAAATTGCCGAGAAGTTCCCCGAAGGGAAAGTAACAGCACTTAAACAGGCTGTTATGGGCAAGATGCAGGCGGTAGAGGTTTTTCAATCGTTTAGTTATGGGATTGCGTTGCTGGTTATTGTTATCGGCTCGTTGCTTGTTTTTGTAACCATGATGGGTTCTGTCAACGAACGAACCCGTGAAATTGGAATTTTTCGGGCCATTGGTTTTCGACAAGGTCATGTCATGCAGATTATTTTGCTTGAGGCTATGGTCGTTGGGTTGATTGGCGGCATTCTCGGTTTTGCCGGTGGCAATGCCATTTCATGGGCTGTAATGCCTTATGTTATCCCCGAAGGGCAACTCCTTGGGGTAAACTGGACAATGGGTGGAGTTTCCATTTTATCGAGCGTTGCATTGAGCCTGCTGGCCAGCCTCTACCCGGCTCGCAAGGCGAGCAGTCTTGATCCGAGTGTGGCGCTGCGAGCTTTATAGGCGGTTATGCGGAAAGTAGTTTTTGCAGATGGATGCAGTCAGCGGTTGAGTTAAGGGTTGAAAGCGCTGTTGGTTGAGACAACAAAAAGGTTGAAAAATATATAAGGACATTATTATGGCAACTTCATGCACAGAACCAGTTGAACACCTGATCGAAGTACGAGGTATTGGCAAGGATTACCAAAGTGGGGACACAAAGGTCTCGGCTATCCAGAATATGGACTTTTTTATTGATGATGGAGAGTTTGTAACTATCATGGGTCAGTCTGGATCAGGAAAAAGTACCCTGCTTTCTATTCTGGGCGGGTTGAATCACCCGACCAGAGGCAAGGTTCTGGTGGATAGTTTAAACTTATACGATTTGAGCAGTGAGCAGCGGGCCGACTTTCGGAGTGAATATATCGGTATTATCTTCCAGTCATTTCAGCTCATTCCGTATCTGACCGTAATTGAAAACGTGAAAATGCCCATGGCCATCACCGGCATTAAACCCAAGAAACAGGCGGAAATGGCCCAGGCTGTATTAAAGCGGGTGGGTCTTGCCAGTAAAGCAGATCGTTTGCCTGACCAGTTGTCGGGAGGGGAGCAGGAAAGGGTGGCAATTGCCCGTTCCATTGTCAATCATCCCCCGATATTGCTGGCTGATGAGCCGACTGGCAACCTTGATTCAGTTACCGCCGAGGAAATTATGCAGCTTTTGCTGGAGTTGAACAAGGAAGGCCAGACCATCATTATGGTTACTCATAATGAGGATAGCAGCAGATATTCGCAACGGACGATACGAGTCCAGGATGGGAACTGTTATGTGCAGTAGGGGGATTGGTTAACTGGTTGATTGGTTTAGTGGGTATTGGTGGTCGGTGAAAGGGGCCATTGCGGGAAGTATTTGATGTTCCTAATCGACAGATCAACTGTTTGTCCAACCACCCGTTACCTATTATAGCGTTCCGAGCAGGAGAGCAGGATCTCTTTTTCCTCAAGGCGCAGCACCTCTTTGGCCTGGGTGATGTCCTGACTGATTTGGGCAGCGAGTTCTTCGGGGCCACTGAATTTTTTTTCACCCCGTAAATGGCGGAGTAAATTGATTTTTATGTCTTTGCCGTAAATGTCCTGATTAAAGTCAAAAATATGTGTTTCTGCAGAGATGCTCTGGGTGTCTTCAAAGGTTGGGTTCTTGCCAATGTTTAAGACACCTCCGTAGCATTTTCCTTCGTAGATTACCTGAGTTACATACACGCCGTGCTTTGGGCAAAGATCATCAGCGGTGATCTGTAGGTTTGCGGTGGGAAAACCAAGGAGTTTGCCGCCGCGCTGCTTACCAATTTTTACCTCGCCGCGAATCTGGTAAAATCGGCCCAACAGTTTCTTTACATCACTCATGCGCCCTTCGTTAACAAGTTGACGAACCATAGTGCTGCTGACCAGCATATCTTCAACATAATAGGGCTCGATCACGGTGACCTTGAAACCCTTTTGTCTGCCTTGTTCCTGGAGAAAGGGGATGTTGCCCTGCCGCCCTTTGCCGAAGGCATAATCATAACCGACGACAAGCTCGTGAACTCCGATTTTAGAGATGAGAATGTTGTCGACGAAATCCTCTGCTGTCATTGCAGCAAAAGGTCTGGTAAACGGGATGATGATTAAGATGTCAATGTTTGCCAGCTCAATGAGTTCTCTCTTCTGATCACAGGTGGAGATGAGCTTAAGCCCCATGTCGGGACGCACTACTTGCAGGGGATGGGGGGCAAAGGTAATCGCCACACTGGTGCCGCCAGAGGTATACGCCTTATTCACCACCTCACCGAAAAGCATTTGATGGCCCAGGTGTGCTCCGTCGAAGTTGCCGATTGTCACAAAGGGCTTATCGAAAGGCTGGGGGATGTCGTCAAGGTCTGTATAAATTATCATAGCATTCTGTGGCAGGAGTTATAAGCATCTATACATACAATTTATTGCAATGGAAGGAAAGAGTTATTGGCCGATTTCGGCGGATAGATTTCAGTGAGAACTGCCGAGTTGATTTTAAAGATACCAAGATGGCGCGACTAAGAAAATTAAGTAGGAAATGTTAATTTTCTTGCAATAAGCGACAGAAAAAACTACATTGTGGCCCTTGCATTGCTGCAATGCCTCGGTGGTGGAATTGGTAGACGCGCATGGTTCAGGTCCATGTGTCCGTATGGACATGGGAGTTCGACTCTCCCCCGAGGCACCAACAGATTTATAAGGGATTTGGCTATTTGGCCGAGTCCCTTTTTTTTATTTCGTCACTGTGAGGAGCGCAGCGACGCGGCCAGGCCAAAGAGGTGTCAACCTGCAATTTCCTGCATTACCATACTTCGCTCGC
This Desulfobulbaceae bacterium DNA region includes the following protein-coding sequences:
- a CDS encoding ABC transporter permease codes for the protein MKLYNISFNNLARRKGKMIFLVLGLFIGVASIVALLAITESMSHDIEERLDQFGANIVMVPKSDSLSLTYGGISVAGVHYESVEFDEARMGLIREIENTKNIGIVAPKVLGSAELNGKKVLLMGSDFEQEIALKPWWSFEGELPTAGKLLVGSEAAKSFGLKIGDTVSFSGGHDFTVGAILMPTGASEDEIMIGDLHEVQTVLGKEGKISMVEVSAFCRGCPISDMVLQIAEKFPEGKVTALKQAVMGKMQAVEVFQSFSYGIALLVIVIGSLLVFVTMMGSVNERTREIGIFRAIGFRQGHVMQIILLEAMVVGLIGGILGFAGGNAISWAVMPYVIPEGQLLGVNWTMGGVSILSSVALSLLASLYPARKASSLDPSVALRAL
- a CDS encoding bifunctional riboflavin kinase/FAD synthetase, giving the protein MIIYTDLDDIPQPFDKPFVTIGNFDGAHLGHQMLFGEVVNKAYTSGGTSVAITFAPHPLQVVRPDMGLKLISTCDQKRELIELANIDILIIIPFTRPFAAMTAEDFVDNILISKIGVHELVVGYDYAFGKGRQGNIPFLQEQGRQKGFKVTVIEPYYVEDMLVSSTMVRQLVNEGRMSDVKKLLGRFYQIRGEVKIGKQRGGKLLGFPTANLQITADDLCPKHGVYVTQVIYEGKCYGGVLNIGKNPTFEDTQSISAETHIFDFNQDIYGKDIKINLLRHLRGEKKFSGPEELAAQISQDITQAKEVLRLEEKEILLSCSERYNR
- a CDS encoding DUF2318 domain-containing protein, which produces MNMMNKRILTTTLFVAGFLMLSSFAMAFNIPFFGGDSRFTELQPKNGTVSIPVATISDGKAHYFKVKADDGIMVYFFTLKSGDGVIRAAIDACDVCYKAGKGYVQDGDYMICENCGQRFASNKINVVKGGCNPAPLNRVVQGANLVISMKDITANSWYCKFKKQ
- a CDS encoding ABC transporter ATP-binding protein codes for the protein MATSCTEPVEHLIEVRGIGKDYQSGDTKVSAIQNMDFFIDDGEFVTIMGQSGSGKSTLLSILGGLNHPTRGKVLVDSLNLYDLSSEQRADFRSEYIGIIFQSFQLIPYLTVIENVKMPMAITGIKPKKQAEMAQAVLKRVGLASKADRLPDQLSGGEQERVAIARSIVNHPPILLADEPTGNLDSVTAEEIMQLLLELNKEGQTIIMVTHNEDSSRYSQRTIRVQDGNCYVQ